The Musa acuminata AAA Group cultivar baxijiao chromosome BXJ1-3, Cavendish_Baxijiao_AAA, whole genome shotgun sequence genome window below encodes:
- the LOC103976919 gene encoding CBL-interacting serine/threonine-protein kinase 5, with product MGKEAEEGSREARKLVFGKYEMGRVLGKGTFGKVYYGRELRSGESVAIKVIDKEQIRRQAGMMEQIQREIAVMRLVRHPNVVELREVMATRSRIFFVMEYVRGGELFARVVRGRLPEDQARRYFHQLISAVDFCHSRGVSHRDLKPENLLLDEHGDLKVSDFGLSALPEQLRHDGLLHTQCGTPAYVAPEVLSRRGYDGAKADFWSCGVILFVLLAGFLPFQDASLMRMYRKVFKAEYQIPPWFSGEARRLVSRLLVVNPEKRISMPAIMQLPWFKKGSCRPPPIQIPPLLLQPEEEEVKPATPRFYNAFELITSMSSGSDLSSLFENRRKAGTVFTSRSPAAEIVERLERVGRALGFGVARAKSYKVRMEGKTEGRKGRLAVTAEVFEAAAGVAVVEFSKSTGDTLEYTKFCEEDVRPGLKDIVWTWQGDDPTSVGNGEPRHDTGR from the coding sequence ATGGGGAAGGAGGCGGAAGAAGGGAGCAGAGAGGCGCGGAAGCTGGTGTTCGGAAAGTACGAGATGGGGCGCGTCCTGGGGAAAGGAACGTTCGGCAAGGTGTATTACGGCCGCGAGCTCAGGTCCGGAGAAAGCGTCGCCATCAAGGTGATCGACAAAGAGCAGATCCGCCGGCAGGCCGGCATGATGGAGCAGATCCAGCGGGAGATCGCCGTGATGCGCCTCGTCCGCCATCCCAACGTGGTGGAGCTCCGCGAGGTGATGGCCACTAGGTCCCGCATATTCTTCGTCATGGAGTACGTCCGCGGGGGTGAGCTCTTCGCCCGCGTCGTCCGTGGCCGCCTGCCCGAGGACCAGGCCCGCCGCTACTTCCACCAGCTCATCTCCGCCGTCGACTTCTGCCACAGCCGCGGCGTCTCCCACCGGGACCTCAAGCCCGAGAACCTCCTCCTCGATGAGCACGGCGACCTCAAGGTCTCCGACTTCGGCCTCTCCGCGCTCCCGGAGCAGCTCCGCCACGACGGCCTCCTCCACACCCAGTGCGGCACCCCGGCCTACGTTGCGCCGGAGGTCCTCAGCCGCCGCGGCTACGACGGCGCCAAGGCCGACTTCTGGTCCTGCGGCGTCATTCTCTTCGTCCTCCTCGCCGGATTCCTCCCCTTCCAAGACGCGAGCTTGATGCGGATGTACCGCAAGGTATTCAAGGCGGAGTACCAGATCCCGCCGTGGTTCTCTGGCGAAGCGCGCCGCCTCGTCTCCCGCCTCCTCGTCGTCAACCCCGAGAAGCGCATCTCCATGCCAGCCATAATGCAGCTCCCCTGGTTCAAAAAGGGATCTTGCCGCCCACCACCCATCCAAATCCCTCCGCTGCTGCTGCAGCCAGAGGAAGAGGAGGTGAAACCAGCGACGCCGAGGTTCTACAACGCGTTCGAGCTCATCACCTCCATGTCCTCGGGGTCCGACCTGTCGAGCCTGTTCGAGAACCGGCGGAAGGCGGGGACGGTGTTCACGTCGCGGTCACCGGCGGCGGAGATTGTGGAGCGGTTGGAGAGGGTGGGGCGGGCCCTCGGGTTCGGGGTGGCGCGGGCCAAGTCGTACAAAGTGAGGATGGAGGGGAAGACGGAGGGGAGGAAGGGGCGGCTGGCAGTGACGGCGGAGGTGTTCGAGGCGGCGGCGGGGGTGGCGGTGGTGGAGTTCTCCAAGTCTACCGGCGACACCTTGGAGTACACCAAGTTCTGTGAGGAGGACGTCCGCCCGGGGCTGAAGGACATAGTTTGGACATGGCAGGGCGACGACCCAACCTCCGTCGGCAACGGTGAACCGCGTCATGACACCGGACGGTGA